A section of the Mangifera indica cultivar Alphonso chromosome 12, CATAS_Mindica_2.1, whole genome shotgun sequence genome encodes:
- the LOC123192379 gene encoding agamous-like MADS-box protein MADS1, whose protein sequence is MAFPNESREDSSREKKNGRGKIEIKRIENTTNRQVTFCKRRNGLLKKAYELSVLCDAEVSLIVFSSRGRLYEYSNNSVKTTIERYKKACADSSNAGSVSEANAQFYQQESNKLRQQIGNLQNSNRHMMGESLGSLSVKELKNLESRLEKGISRIRSKKNELLFAEIEYMQKREIDLHNNNQLLRAKIAENERGQQNMNLMPGESSYEITQSQPFDSRNFFQVNALQPTNHYARQDPMALQLV, encoded by the exons ATGGCATTTCCTAACGAATCAAGAGAGGATTCTtccagagagaaaaaaaatggcaGGGGAAAGATCGAGATCAAGCGGATCGAAAACACCACTAACCGCCAAGTCACTTTCTGCAAGAGGCGCAACGGTTTGCTGAAAAAAGCCTACGAATTATCTGTTCTCTGTGATGCCGAGGTATCTCTTATCGTCTTCTCAAGCCGTGGTCGCCTTTATGAATATTCTAACAACAG TGTGAAAACAACAATCGAGAGGTACAAGAAGGCATGTGCAGATTCCTCCAATGCTGGATCTGTCTCTGAAGCTAATGCTCAG TTCTACCAGCAAGAATCTAACAAACTGAGGCAGCAAATTGGGAATCTTCAGAACTCAAATAG GCACATGATGGGAGAGTCCCTCGGTTCCTTAAGTGTCAAGGAACTCAAGAATTTGGAGAGCCGTTTGGAGAAAGGAATCAGCCGAATCCGATCCAAAAAG AATGAACTGTTGTTTGCAGAAATCGAATACATGCAGAAGAGG GAAATTGACTTGCACAACAATAACCAGCTTCTTCGAGCAAAG ATTGCTGAGAATGAGAGGGGCCAGCAGAACATGAATTTGATGCCTGGAGAGAGCAGCTATGAGATCACACAGTCTCAGCCATTTGACTCTCGCAACTTTTTCCAAGTCAATGCTTTACAGCCCACTAATCACTATGCACGGCAGGACCCGATGGCCCTTCAGTTAGT CTAA
- the LOC123192587 gene encoding GDSL esterase/lipase At5g45670-like encodes MARAIGKCCVVVIVLCLLNGAKAAPQVPCYFIFGDSLVDNGNNNELTSLARADYLPYGIDFPGGPSGRFSNGGTTVDVIAELLGFDSYISPYSTTRGQDILNGVNFASAAAGIREETGRQLGDRISFSGQVNNYKNTVQQVVNLLGDEDTAANYLSRCIFSIGLGSNDYLNNYFQPLYYSTAQQFSPEQYADVLIQQYTEQLNTLYDYGARKFVLIGVGAIGCSPNELAQNSQDGRTCVERINSANQIFNNKLRSLVDRFNHQQSGANFTYINAYGIFQDIINRAAAYGFRVTNAGCCGVGRNNGQITCLPAQTPCPNRREYVFWDAFHPTEAANEIIGRRSYSAQSASDAYPMDIRRLAQL; translated from the exons ATGGCGAGGGCAATAGGAAAATGTTGTGTAGTGGTAATTGTTTTGTGTTTGCTTAATGGGGCTAAAGCCGCACCACAGGTTCCTTGTTACTTCATTTTTGGCGACTCATTGGTGGATAATGGGAACAATAATGAACTGACTTCATTGGCTAGAGCTGATTATTTGCCTTATGGGATTGACTTCCCTGGTGGACCGTCCGGAAGATTTAGCAATGGAGGAACTACTGTTGATGTCATTG CTGAGCTTCTGGGATTTGATTCTTATATTTCTCCATACTCAACTACAAGAGGTCAAGACATTCTCAATGGAGTGAACTTTGCATCAGCAGCAGCTGGAATAAGAGAAGAAACTGGTCGACAACTG GGCGATCGGATTAGTTTCAGTGGACAagtaaataattacaaaaacacAGTGCAGCAAGTAGTGAACTTACTTGGAGACGAAGATACAGCCGCCAATTATCTAAGCCGTTGCATTTTCTCAATTGGGTTGGGCAGCAATGACTATCTCAATAACTATTTTCAACCTCTCTATTATTCAACCGCTCAACAGTTCAGCCCAGAACAATATGCTGATGTTCTCATTCAACAGTACACTGAGCAACTTAAT ACCTTATACGACTATGGGGCTAggaagtttgtgttgattggaGTGGGGGCAATAGGGTGCAGCCCAAATGAGTTGGCTCAAAACAGTCAAGATGGAAGAACTTGTGTTGAGAGAATCAACTCGGcaaaccaaattttcaataacaaGCTCAGGTCTCTAGTTGATCGATTCAACCATCAACAGTCTGGTGCCAACTTTACCTACATCAATGCGTATGGGATCTTTCAAGATATAATAAACAGGGCTGCTGCCTATG GTTTCAGGGTTACAAATGCGGGATGCTGTGGTGTGGGGAGAAACAACGGACAAATTACATGTCTTCCAGCACAAACTCCATGCCCTAACAGGAGGGAATATGTGTTTTGGGATGCATTTCATCCAACTGAAGCTGCAAATGAGATCATTGGAAGGAGATCATACAGTGCTCAGTCTGCATCGGATGCTTACCCCATGGATATCCGCCGCTTAGCTCAGCTCTGA
- the LOC123192556 gene encoding uncharacterized protein LOC123192556 translates to MVKMTPYLKPLFLFIILATTAPQPIHSVSIFQYRSLLSLSHSILMRVANLRAERGDISGANRARLIAQKLEPGLGLGFVGFAWSVGWDYVKNYAWRELDYRELHGAASDLNDLGRFITELMRFDSDLDKATWIRRNYGNVLEVSKRLLVRLLGVFRQSGPLREVVETVQVEVVEGSLLRDCLVLGSNDLEGLLQIFQSLVSQHFSAPDLDYDL, encoded by the exons ATGGTCAAGATGACACCATATTTGAAACCCCTATTCCTGTTCATCATCCTCGCCACCACCGCACCACAGCCCATCCACTCCGTCTCCATCTTCCAATACCGTTCGCTCCTGTCCCTTTCCCACTCCATCCTCATGCGCGTCGCCAACCTACGCGCCGAACGCGGTGACATATCCGGCGCAAACCGGGCCAGGCTCATAGCTCAAAAGCTGGAGCCAGGGCTGGGGTTAGGCTTCGTGGGATTCGCCTGGTCAGTGGGATGGGACTACGTGAAAAATTACGCGTGGCGGGAATTAGATTACCGGGAGTTGCACGGCGCCGCTTCAGATTTGAACGATCTGGGGAGATTCATAACTGAGTTGATGAGATTTGACTCGGACCTTGACAAGGCAACTTGGATCCGCCGAAATTACGGGAATGTCCTCGAGGTTTCGAAACGGCTGCTTGTTAGACTACTGGGCGTGTTTCGACAATCG GGCCCATTAAGAGAAGTGGTCGAAACAGTGCAGGTAGAAGTGGTGGAGGGAAGCTTATTAAGGGACTGTTTGGTGTTAGGCAGTAATGACTTGGAAGGCTTACTTCAAATCTTTCAATCTCTGGTTTCCCAGCATTTTTCCGCTCCTGATCTTGATTATGACTTATAA
- the LOC123193432 gene encoding alpha,alpha-trehalose-phosphate synthase [UDP-forming] 1-like: protein MNVNSFQDQNICILQSNSPLLQLKHMPGNMYNGSPGTPGTRLERLLRERELRKNRSAQVNDVEQTFSGSDSCFSDGENWSVLDEEEFIAAARALSDSAERQEGRPKQRLLVVANRLPVSAIRRGDDSWQLEMSVGGLVSALLGVKEFEARWIGWAGVNVPDEIGQKGLTKALAEKRCIPVFLDEETVHQYYNGYCNNILWPLFHYLGLPQEDRLATTRSFQSQFDAYKKANQMFADVVNSVYEEGDVVWCHDYHLMFLPECLKDYNCNMKVGWFLHTPFPSSEIHRMLPSRSELLRSVLAADLVGFHTYDYARHFVSACTRILGLEGTPEGVEDQGRLTRVAAFPIGIDSDRFIRALELPQVKDHMKELQDRFAGRKVMLGVDRLDMIKGIPQKILAFEKYLEENPSWRDKVVLIQIAVPTRTDVPEYQKLTSQVHEIVGRINGRFGSLTTVPIHHLDRSLEFHALCALYAVTDVALVTSLRDGMNLVSYEFVACQDSKKGVLILSEFAGAAQSLGAGAVLVNPWNITEVAASIGYALNMPADEREKRHHHNFMHVTTHTSQEWAATFVSELNDTIVEAQLRTRQVPPLLPIKASVDSFLQSKNRLLILGFDATLTAPMDSLGRRGGHIREMDLKLHPELEGPLKKLCDDPRTTVIVLSGSDRSVLDENFGDYNLWLAAENGMFLRLTAGEWMTTMPENLNMDWVDSVKHVFEYFTERTPRSHFEVRETSLVWNYKNADLEFGRLQARDMLQHLWSGPISNASVDVVQGGRSVEVRAVGVTKGAAIDRILGEIVHNKGMKAPIDYVLCIGHFLQKDEDVYNFFEPELPAEAPPVTRLKVPDHFRTSSPQLPTGGGETKVPFRKQRSLSSIERKVTNYLAGGIWRPTKHDRMSVNEGSSVLDLKGDNYFSCAVSKKRSNARYLLGSSSDVVILLKELAESLIY from the exons ATGAATGTCAATTCGTTTCAGGATCAAAATATCTGCATTTTGCAAAGCAATTCG CCTCTGTTGCAGTTGAAGCATATGCCAGGGAACATGTATAATGGCAGCCCTGGTACACCGGGAACGAGACTGGAAAGGCTTTTGAGAGAAAGAGAATTGCGGAAAAACCGGTCAGCACAAGTGAATGATGTAGAACAAACTTTTTCTGGGAGTGACTCATGTTTTAGTGATGGTGAAAATTGGAGTGTACTTGATGAGGAAGAGTTTATTGCAGCAGCAAGAGCTTTGAGTGATAGTGCTGAGAGGCAAGAAGGACGGCCTAAACAACGTTTGCTGGTGGTAGCCAACAGGTTACCTGTGTCTGCCATTAGGAGGGGGGATGACTCGTGGCAACTTGAGATGAGTGTTGGGGGATTAGTCAGTGCACTACTTG GCGTGAAGGAGTTTGAGGCCAGATGGATTGGCTGGGCTGGTGTAAATGTACCTGATGAAATTGGTCAAAAAGGACTAACTAAAGCCCTTGCAGAAAAG AGGTGCATCCCAGTGTTCCTTGATGAAGAAACTGTCCACCAATATTACAATGGTTATTGTAATAACATATTGTGGCCTCTTTTTCACTATCTTGGGCTTCCACAGGAAGATCGTTTAGCAACCACTCGTAGTTTCCAATCTCAGTTTGATGCATATAAAAAGGCAAACCAAATGTTCGCTGATGTGGTGAACAGTGTTTATGAGGAGGGAGATGTTGTTTGGTGCCATGATTATCACTTAATGTTTCTTCCAGAATGTCTAAAAGATTATAACTGCAACATGAAAGTTGGTTGGTTTCTTCATACACCCTTTCCTTCCTCAGAAATACATAGGATGTTGCCTTCTAGATCAGAGCTTCTGAGATCTGTTCTTGCCGCTGATTTAGTTGG CTTTCACACATATGATTATGCAAGGCATTTTGTTAGTGCCTGTACTCGTATACTTGGGCTTGAGGGCACACCTGAAGGAGTAGAGGATCAAGGAAGGCTGACTCGTGTTGCTGCG TTTCCAATTGGGATAGATTCTGATCGGTTCATCCGAGCTCTTGAACTCCCTCAAGTCAAGGATCACATGAAAGAATTGCAAGATAGATTTGCAGGCCGAAAG GTTATGTTAGGTGTTGATCGTCTGGATATGATCAAGGGAATACCTCAAAAGATTTTGGCTTTTGAAAAATACCTTGAGGAAAATCCAAGTTGGCGTGATAAAGTAGTTCTAATTCAAATTGCTGTACCAACAAGGACAGATGTTCCTGAGT ATCAGAAGCTTACTAGTCAGGTTCATGAGATTGTTGGGCGCATTAACGGAAGATTTGGATCCCTTACAACTGTTCCAATACATCATCTG GATCGATCTCTTGAATTTCATGCATTATGTGCACTTTACGCTGTTACTG ATGTAGCACTTGTTACATCTTTGAGGGATGGAATGAACCTTGTCAGCTATGAGTTTGTTGCCTGCCAAGATTCAAAGAAAGGAGTCCTGATTCTTAGTGAG ttTGCAGGTGCAGCACAGTCTCTTGGTGCTGGGGCAGTATTGGTAAATCCATGGAATATCACAGAAGTTGCTGCTTCAATTGGTTATGCTTTGAACATGCCAGCTGATGAAAGAGAAAAGCGGCACCACCACAACTTCATGCATGTGACTACTCACACATCTCAAGAATGGGCTGCAACCTTTGTAAG TGAACTCAATGATACAATTGTTGAAGCTCAACTGAGAACTAGGCAAGTTCCACCCTTACTTCCTATTAAAGCTTCGGTCGATAGCTTTCTGCAGTCCAAGAATCGATTGCTCATATTG GGATTCGACGCAACTTTAACTGCACCAATGGACTCCCTGGGGAGAAGGGGTGGTCACATTAGAGAAATGGATCTCAAATTGCATCCAGAATTAGAAGGTCCCTTGAAGAAGCTTTGTGATGATCCAAGGACAACGGTCATTGTCCTTAGTGGAAGCGACAGAAGTGTCCTAGATGAA AATTTTGGTGATTACAACTTGTGGCTGGCAGCAGAAAATGGGATGTTTTTACGCCTGACAGCAGGAGAGTGGATGACAACAATGCCAGAAAATCTGAATATGGATTGGGTTGACAGTGTCAAG CATGTTTTTGAGTATTTTACTGAAAGGACACCAAGATCACATTTTGAGGTCCGAGAAACGTCACTTGTATGGAACTACAAGAATGCAG ACCTTGAGTTTGGAAGGCTTCAAGCTAGGGATATGTTGCAGCATCTATGGTCAGGCCCAATCTCAAATGCATCTGTTGATGTTGTTCAAGGTGGCCGATCTGTCGAGGTCCGGGCTGTTGGTGTTACAAAG GGTGCAGCAATTGATCGAATCCTAGGAGAAATAGTTCATAACAAAGGCATGAAGGCACCTATTGATTATGTGCTCTGCATTGGGCACTTTCTACAGAAG GATGAAGAtgtctataatttttttgagcCAGAGCTTCCTGCTGAAGCACCTCCTGTAACAAGACTCAAGGTGCCTGACCATTTCAGGACTTCCAGTCCACAGCTTCCAACCGGTGGAGGTGAGACCAAGGTTCCTTTCAGGAAGCAACGGTCCTTGTCATCCATAGAAAGAAAAGTTACAAATTACTTGGCTGGTGGCATTTGGCGGCCTACAAAGCATGACAGAATGTCAGTGAATGAAGGTTCTTCAGTACTCGATTTAAAGGGTGACAATTACTTCTCTTGTGCTGTTTCGAAGAAGCGATCAAATGCAAGATATCTGCTTGGATCATCTAGTGATGTTGTCATACTTTTAAAGGAGCTGGCAGAGTCTTTAATTTACTAA
- the LOC123192509 gene encoding subtilisin-like protease SBT5.6 has product MGNINIFLFFLFLLPLLVSSAENNVYIVQFRGHNGEKALHQIEETHHSYLLSVKNNEEDAKASRLYSYQYSINGFAAVLTPDEASKLSELEEVVSVFKSEPGLYTLQTTRSWEFAGLNEGKEGGRGRHGFKMGEDFLSRAKYGQDVIVGLLDSGIWPESESFNDVGLGPVPKSWKGICQTGVAFNSSNCNKKIIGARYYLKGYERGYGRLNETLDYRSPRDMDGHGTHTASTVAGRHVANVSVFGLAHGSASGGAPLARLAIYKACWPIPDVEKAVGNTCYTEDMLAGIDDAIRDGVDVMSISIGASRPLAFDEDAIAIGALHAAKMNIVSACAAGNSGPAPATLSNNYPWIITVGASSLDRDFFGPLVLGNGLKIMGGTTPYGLEKKHPLVNAADVIVPGVAKNETAQCLPGSLDPEKVKGKVVLCMRGVGIRVAKGKEVKRAGGVGLILGNLPDSGNERPLDFHVLPGTVVSSDDTKRIIQYIKSTKNPTAIISPGKTVFNAQPAPSMAAFTSRGPNPIDPNILKPDITAPGLNILAAWSEGAPVTKLSFDKRFVKYNFDSGTSMATPHVAAVAALLKAVYPKWSSAAIRSAIMTTAGLRNNRGMPITDQNGKMATPFMFGSGHFRPAKAADPGLIYDALHEDYLLYLCSIGTEPEPKFKCPGNLSSTVNFNYPSLAIPKLNGTMIVKRTVTNVGGNGKSVYFFSSKPPAGISVKASPSVLFFHHVGQKRSFTIEVKARGTARKLLKNEYGFGWYSWNDGIHNVRSPMAVALA; this is encoded by the exons ATGGGCAATATCAATATCTTTctgttctttctttttcttcttcctctattGGTCTCTTCCGCAGAAAATAAC GTCTACATAGTGCAGTTTCGCGGACACAATGGAGAAAAAGCATTGCATCAGATAGAAGAAACCCACCACTCTTATTTGCTCTCTGTGAAGAACAACGAGGAAGATGCCAAGGCTTCTCGTCTTTACAGTTACCAATACAGCATCAATGGCTTCGCCGCTGTGCTCACTCCTGATGAAGCCTCCAAACTTTCAG AATTGGAAGAAGTCGTATCAGTGTTTAAAAGCGAACCGGGGCTGTACACATTACAGACGACAAGATCATGGGAATTTGCAGGCTTAAACGAGGGAAAAGAAGGAGGAAGGGGAAGACATGGCTTCAAGATGGGGGAAGACTTCTTATCAAGAGCCAAATATGGACAAGATGTAATAGTTGGTCTCTTGGATAGTG GCATTTGGCCAGAATCAGAGAGCTTCAATGACGTAGGCTTGGGACCGGTTCCAAAATCATGGAAGGGAATCTGCCAAACTGGGGTTGCTTTCAACTCTTCTAACTGCAATAA GAAGATCATTGGAGCTAGGTACTACTTGAAAGGTTATGAGCGTGGATATGGGCGGCTTAATGAAACATTGGACTACCGTTCGCCCCGTGACATGGATGGCCATGGCACCCACACGGCATCCACAGTGGCAGGCCGCCATGTGGCTAATGTTTCCGTCTTCGGACTTGCACATGGCTCGGCTTCCGGGGGTGCCCCATTGGCCCGGCTAGCCATATACAAAGCGTGTTGGCCTATCCCTGATGTAGAGAAGGCGGTTGGCAACACATGTTATACAGAAGATATGTTGGCAGGCATAGATGACGCCATTAGAGATGGAGTTGATGTGATGAGTATCTCGATTGGCGCCTCAAGACCTCTTGCTTTTGATGAAGATGCTATAGCCATTGGCGCATTACATGCCGCTAAAATGAACATTGTCAGTGCTTGTGCAGCGGGAAATTCAGGTCCTGCCCCAGCTACATTGTCCAATAATTATCCATGGATTATCACAGTTGGTGCAAGCTCCTTGGACCGTGATTTTTTTGGGCCTCTGGTGTTAGGAAATGGCTTGAAAATCATG GGAGGAACGACTCCTTACGGGCTTGAGAAGAAACATCCATTAGTAAATGCAGCAGATGTGATTGTTCCTGGAGTAGCCAAGAATGAAACAGC GCAATGCCTTCCGGGTTCTCTTGATCCTGAAAAGGTAAAAGGGAAAGTTGTTCTGTGCATGAGAGGGGTTGGAATCAGAGTTGCAAAGGGTAAAGAAGTGAAGAGGGCTGGAGGTGTTGGTTTAATATTAGGAAACCTTCCAGATTCTGGAAATGAACGGCCCTTAGATTTTCATGTCCTTCCAGGAACCGTAGTGTCCTCTGATGATACCAAAAGAATCATTCAATACATAAAATCAACCAAGAATCCAACTGCAATTATCAGTCCTGGAAAAACAGTGTTCAACGCTCAGCCAGCACCATCCATGGCTGCTTTCACTAGCAGGGGTCCTAATCCCATTGATCCTAATATTCTCAAG CCTGACATCACTGCTCCAGGACTGAATATATTGGCAGCATGGAGCGAGGGAGCTCCAGTTACGAAATTATCTTTCGATAAGCGATTTGTTAAGTATAATTTTGATTCAGGAACTTCTATGGCAACCCCTCATGTGGCTGCTGTTGCTGCACTTCTTAAAGCTGTGTATCCGAAATGGAGCAGTGCTGCTATAAGATCTGCCATCATGACCACGg CTGGCCTAAGAAACAACAGAGGCATGCCAATAACCGATCAAAATGGCAAAATGGCAACTCCTTTCATGTTTGGATCAGGCCATTTCCGTCCTGCAAAAGCAGCAGACCCCGGTCTTATATACGATGCTTTGCACGAAGACTATCTGCTCTACCTTTGCAGCATTGGAACAGAACCAGAACCAAAATTCAAGTGTCCAGGAAATCTATCCTCAACAGTCAACTTCAATTATCCATCACTTGCTATTCCTAAACTCAATGGCACCATGATTGTTAAAAGGACAGTCACTAATGTTGGTGGTAATGGCAAGAGTGTCTACTTCTTTAGCTCAAAACCCCCAGCAGGAATCTCTGTCAAGGCTTCTCCAAGTGTTTTGTTCTTCCATCATGTAGGCCAGAAAAGGAGCTTTACTATTGAAGTGAAAGCAAGAGGAACTGCAAGAAAGCTTCTGAAAAATGAGTATGGCTTTGGGTGGTACTCCTGGAATGATGGAATCCACAATGTCAGAAGTCCCATGGCTGTAGCTTTAGCTTaa
- the LOC123192718 gene encoding uncharacterized protein LOC123192718 translates to MAEELQESEVVFSDYDDRNEEISNNNGFFTEQHCGGRVVRNKKQKQKKVTSASSLPININIPDNIYQTFVDRDDQFEEENEGGRETTFTPPHVIVGRRIPGKMAFSVCTLKGRDLRRVRNSILRMTGFLEA, encoded by the coding sequence ATGGCCGAAGAGTTACAGGAATCCGAAGTCGTCTTCTCCGATTACGATGACCGAAACGAAGAGATCAGCAACAACAACGGCTTCTTCACCGAGCAGCACTGCGGTGGACGGGTGGTTCGGAACaagaagcagaagcagaagaAAGTAACGTCGGCTTCTTCTCTTCCGATTAATATTAACATCCCGGATAATATATACCAGACGTTCGTTGATAGAGATGATCAGTTTGAAGAGGAAAACGAAGGCGGAAGAGAAACCACATTCACCCCGCCTCATGTAATCGTTGGCAGGAGAATTCCAGGGAAAATGGCGTTTTCTGTTTGTACGTTAAAAGGGAGAGATTTGAGACGAGTTCGGAATTCAATTTTGAGAATGACTGGTTTCCTGGAAGCATGA